One Parageobacillus sp. KH3-4 genomic region harbors:
- the whiA gene encoding DNA-binding protein WhiA has translation MSFASETKKELTNLEVKPCCLKAELSALLRMNGLLSFSNQKIIVDVQTENAAIARRIYTLLKKGYEVTVELLVRKKMRLKKNNVYIVRIVDGARELLKDLKILEEDFSLIRVISPELVKKKCCKRSYLRGAFLAGGSVNNPETSSYHLEIFSLYEEHNDSLCELMNSHFFLNAKTLERKKGFITYLKEAEKISEFLNIIGAHQALLRFEDIRIVRDMRNSVNRLVNCETANLNKTIGAALRQVENIRYIDETIGLSSLPDKLREIAELRMMYQDVTLKELGELVSGGKISKSGINHRLRKIDEIAERLRAGKPVDFHKSL, from the coding sequence ATGTCATTTGCATCAGAAACGAAAAAAGAACTAACGAATTTAGAAGTGAAACCTTGCTGCTTAAAAGCGGAGTTGTCCGCGCTTCTCCGCATGAATGGTTTGCTGTCTTTTTCCAACCAAAAGATTATCGTCGATGTGCAAACGGAAAACGCTGCCATCGCGCGGAGAATTTACACTCTTTTAAAGAAAGGGTATGAAGTCACGGTCGAACTATTAGTTCGAAAAAAGATGCGCCTGAAAAAAAACAATGTGTACATCGTGCGAATCGTCGACGGCGCTCGCGAATTGTTAAAGGATTTAAAAATATTGGAGGAGGATTTTTCACTGATTCGAGTCATTTCGCCAGAATTAGTGAAAAAAAAGTGCTGTAAGCGTTCTTATTTGCGCGGCGCGTTTCTCGCCGGAGGATCGGTAAACAATCCGGAAACATCATCCTACCATTTAGAAATTTTTTCTCTTTATGAAGAACATAACGATTCATTATGTGAATTAATGAACAGCCACTTTTTTCTTAATGCTAAAACGCTGGAACGAAAAAAAGGGTTTATTACGTATTTAAAAGAGGCAGAAAAAATTTCCGAGTTTTTAAATATTATCGGCGCCCACCAAGCGTTATTGCGCTTTGAAGATATTCGCATTGTGCGCGATATGAGAAATTCGGTAAACCGCCTTGTCAATTGCGAAACGGCGAACTTAAATAAAACGATTGGTGCTGCGCTTCGCCAAGTGGAAAACATTCGCTATATTGATGAAACGATCGGATTGAGTTCCCTTCCTGATAAATTACGGGAAATTGCCGAATTGCGAATGATGTATCAGGATGTAACGTTAAAAGAATTAGGGGAATTAGTGTCCGGCGGAAAGATTAGCAAATCAGGAATCAACCACCGTCTGCGGAAAATTGATGAAATTGCGGAACGGCTGCGGGCTGGCAAGCCTGTCGATTTTCATAAATCGTTATAA
- a CDS encoding HPr family phosphocarrier protein, with the protein MVERRVEVRLKTGLQARPAALFVQEANRFSSDIYLEKDGKKVNAKSIMGLMSLAISTGSVITLIADGPDENEAIEKLANYVENEK; encoded by the coding sequence ATGGTTGAGAGACGAGTAGAAGTGCGGTTGAAAACGGGATTGCAAGCGCGCCCGGCGGCGTTGTTTGTTCAGGAGGCGAATCGCTTTTCTTCCGACATCTATTTGGAAAAAGACGGGAAGAAAGTGAACGCCAAAAGCATTATGGGGCTAATGAGCCTTGCGATCAGCACCGGTTCTGTCATTACATTGATCGCGGATGGCCCGGATGAAAACGAAGCGATTGAAAAATTAGCAAATTATGTGGAAAATGAGAAATAA
- the clpP gene encoding ATP-dependent Clp endopeptidase proteolytic subunit ClpP: protein MNLIPTVIEQTSRGERAYDIYSRLLKDRIIILGSPIDDQVANSIVSQLLFLAAEDPEKDISLYINSPGGSITAGLAIYDTMQFIKPDVSTICIGMAASMGAFLLAAGAKGKRFALPNSEIMIHQPLGGAQGQATEIEIAAKRILFLRDKLNRILSENTGQPIDVIERDTDRDNFMTAQKAQEYGIIDRVLTRVDEK from the coding sequence ATGAATTTAATCCCTACAGTTATTGAGCAAACAAGCCGCGGGGAACGTGCATATGACATTTATTCTCGTTTATTGAAAGACCGCATTATCATTCTCGGCAGTCCAATTGACGATCAAGTGGCAAACTCGATCGTTTCGCAATTACTATTTTTAGCGGCGGAAGATCCGGAGAAAGACATTTCGCTTTATATTAACAGCCCAGGCGGTTCGATTACTGCCGGCTTGGCGATTTATGACACAATGCAATTTATTAAGCCGGACGTTTCAACGATCTGCATCGGCATGGCTGCTTCGATGGGAGCATTTTTGCTTGCTGCCGGGGCAAAAGGAAAACGGTTTGCCTTGCCAAATAGCGAAATTATGATTCATCAACCGCTTGGCGGCGCGCAAGGTCAGGCGACAGAAATCGAAATTGCCGCAAAACGAATCCTTTTCTTGCGCGATAAGTTAAATCGCATTCTTTCTGAAAATACCGGCCAGCCAATCGACGTGATTGAACGCGATACGGACCGCGATAACTTCATGACGGCACAAAAAGCGCAGGAATATGGAATTATCGACCGCGTGTTAACGCGCGTAGATGAAAAATAA
- the rpoN gene encoding RNA polymerase factor sigma-54: MRAELWQEQRLKLSLTKELTQAIELLQYSAVELQSFLYEQSLDNPFLEIRDYRLKRSYRDSSDKEKQRWIENISAHSETLSLYLTAQLPALSLSEREERVVHYMIASLDEDGYLRTEIEEIAEQLAISKQEAEKALQIVQSLEPAGVGARSLQECLYLQLRRLPHRDELAEQIVQHHFSLFVEKAWKTLAKQLDVDIASLQRVWDLIRSLEPRPGIHYTKEMPHFIVPDIIIERSDEGDWCVFCNDDVHPELVWNRAYEQKVSGYHDGQVQSFIKDKYRQFLWLAKSLEQRKQTLLNIMHVIVNKQKQCLEAGFASLKPLTMREVAEELGIHESTVSRAVKNKYVQTPFGTVELRRFFSNAVSSVYADEDAASSVKVKMFIKQLIEQENKQRPLSDQKLADLLHERYGVVVSRRTVAKYREQLRIPSSAKRKQYVGK; this comes from the coding sequence ATGAGGGCGGAATTATGGCAAGAACAGCGGCTGAAGCTATCGCTGACAAAAGAATTGACGCAAGCAATCGAATTATTGCAATATTCTGCCGTGGAGCTGCAGTCGTTTTTATATGAACAGTCGCTGGATAACCCGTTTCTTGAAATTCGCGACTACCGGTTGAAGCGCAGCTATCGCGACTCGTCAGATAAGGAAAAACAGCGATGGATTGAAAATATAAGCGCTCATTCGGAAACGCTTTCATTGTATTTAACCGCACAGCTTCCAGCCCTGTCTCTTTCGGAACGCGAAGAACGCGTCGTGCATTATATGATCGCTTCCCTTGATGAAGATGGATATTTGCGGACAGAGATCGAAGAGATCGCGGAACAGCTTGCTATTTCCAAACAGGAAGCGGAAAAAGCGCTGCAGATTGTTCAGTCGTTAGAGCCGGCTGGCGTTGGCGCCCGCAGTTTGCAAGAATGTTTATATTTGCAGCTAAGGCGTTTGCCGCATCGCGATGAGTTAGCGGAACAAATCGTACAACATCATTTTTCGCTATTTGTCGAAAAAGCTTGGAAAACGTTAGCAAAACAGCTTGACGTGGACATTGCTTCATTGCAGCGCGTATGGGATTTAATCCGCTCGCTTGAGCCGCGCCCCGGCATCCATTATACAAAAGAGATGCCCCATTTCATCGTTCCTGATATCATTATCGAACGTAGCGATGAAGGGGATTGGTGCGTTTTTTGCAATGATGATGTGCATCCGGAGCTTGTCTGGAATCGGGCATACGAACAAAAAGTTTCCGGTTACCATGACGGGCAAGTTCAATCGTTTATAAAAGATAAATATCGGCAATTTTTATGGTTAGCCAAAAGCTTAGAACAGCGTAAACAAACGTTGCTCAACATTATGCATGTCATCGTTAATAAGCAAAAACAATGTTTGGAAGCGGGTTTTGCCTCCTTAAAGCCCCTTACGATGCGGGAAGTGGCGGAAGAGTTGGGCATTCACGAATCTACTGTCAGCCGTGCCGTGAAAAACAAATACGTGCAAACGCCGTTTGGCACCGTGGAACTTCGCCGCTTTTTTTCCAACGCTGTTTCTTCCGTTTACGCGGACGAAGATGCAGCTTCTTCGGTAAAAGTGAAAATGTTTATTAAGCAATTAATAGAACAGGAAAATAAGCAGCGGCCGCTTTCCGACCAAAAGCTCGCCGACTTATTGCATGAGCGATACGGCGTAGTCGTCTCGCGCAGAACAGTTGCAAAATATCGTGAGCAACTGCGTATTCCGTCATCAGCAAAACGAAAACAGTATGTAGGGAAGTGA
- a CDS encoding glutaredoxin family protein has protein sequence MIINLYSKTNCPLCDKAKQVLQELQKEFTFQIREIDIYQDDALLEKYQLMIPVVEIDGEEVDFGIIQKDVIRKRLLEVRNS, from the coding sequence GTGATCATTAACTTATATTCGAAAACAAATTGTCCGCTATGTGATAAAGCAAAACAAGTGCTGCAAGAACTACAAAAGGAATTCACTTTTCAAATCAGGGAAATTGACATTTATCAAGATGATGCGTTGCTGGAAAAATATCAGTTGATGATTCCCGTTGTCGAAATCGATGGCGAAGAAGTCGATTTCGGCATAATTCAAAAAGATGTCATAAGAAAGCGTTTGCTTGAGGTGCGAAATAGTTGA
- a CDS encoding sugar-binding transcriptional regulator, with the protein MQSLIEAQKKLLPDLLEVMQKRYRILRYISLMQPVGRRVLSNSLGISERVLRSEVQFLKEQNLLTISSAGMSLTQEGKGLLHTLEDVMREVLGLKDLETKLKQKLHVKEVIVVAGDSDLSPWVKKEMGRACTTCMKERLANGDIVAVTGGTTMAAVAEMMTPDAKLNDLLFVPARGGLGENVENQANTICAKMAEKSLGNYRLLHVPDHLSREAYESLVEEPTVKEALELIKSCRMVVHGIGDAITMAERRKTPSEDMEKIQARHAVAEAFGYYFNEKGEVVHKVKTVGIQLEDLPRVEHVIAVAGGSSKAKAIQAYMKRAHHSILITDEGAAKALLGE; encoded by the coding sequence ATGCAGTCATTAATTGAGGCGCAAAAAAAATTATTGCCCGACCTTCTTGAAGTTATGCAAAAACGCTATCGCATTTTGCGTTACATTTCTCTCATGCAGCCAGTCGGGCGAAGGGTGTTGTCGAACAGCTTAGGAATAAGTGAACGCGTGCTTCGTTCGGAGGTGCAGTTTTTAAAAGAGCAAAACTTGCTCACCATCAGCTCCGCTGGCATGAGCTTGACGCAGGAAGGAAAGGGATTGCTGCATACCCTTGAAGATGTTATGAGGGAAGTGTTGGGCCTAAAAGATTTAGAAACAAAATTAAAGCAAAAACTTCATGTTAAAGAAGTGATCGTTGTCGCCGGGGATAGCGACCTTTCTCCTTGGGTAAAAAAAGAAATGGGGAGAGCTTGTACGACGTGCATGAAAGAACGGCTAGCAAACGGCGACATCGTGGCGGTGACAGGAGGCACCACGATGGCTGCGGTGGCCGAGATGATGACGCCGGATGCGAAGCTAAACGATCTTTTATTTGTTCCCGCACGAGGAGGCCTAGGGGAGAATGTGGAAAACCAGGCCAATACCATTTGCGCAAAGATGGCGGAAAAATCGCTAGGAAATTATCGGCTTCTTCATGTTCCCGACCATTTAAGCCGCGAAGCGTATGAGTCTTTAGTAGAAGAACCGACCGTGAAAGAAGCGTTGGAACTTATTAAATCGTGCCGTATGGTCGTGCATGGAATCGGGGATGCTATTACAATGGCAGAACGCCGAAAAACCCCAAGTGAAGATATGGAGAAAATTCAGGCGCGGCATGCGGTTGCTGAAGCGTTTGGCTATTACTTTAACGAAAAAGGGGAAGTAGTCCATAAAGTGAAAACGGTCGGCATTCAGCTTGAAGACCTTCCGCGCGTCGAACATGTCATTGCAGTGGCTGGTGGATCTTCCAAAGCAAAAGCCATTCAGGCGTATATGAAACGGGCGCATCATTCGATTCTCATTACCGACGAAGGTGCCGCAAAAGCGTTACTAGGGGAGTAA